The candidate division WOR-3 bacterium sequence AATCTCGTCTTCAGGCACGTTCTTCAATTTCTGCTGAAGGGCGTCGATCTGATTCTGCACACCGTCGATCTCGGTCTTGATACTCGGCACACGTTTGGCAATCTCATATTTCATCTGGTCCTTGAGTCCTTCAAGCTTTGCCTTTACCTCAAGCACCTTGGGATGATTGGCTGAATACTCTTTCAACTTACCCCTGAGATCGGCTTCCACGGCAAGGAGCTGGGAATAGAAGTTCTGGAGCACCGGGTCAGAGATCAGGGTCGCGGCGAAATTCACAGTAGTATCCATTTCCGAACCCTCACGGGTGAGATAGGCTTCAAGGTCTTTTAATATCTTGCGTTCGATCTCAAGCTGACTCTTGCGCGATTCAAGCTGGGAGACCTGGGAAATGAGCGCCTGGGTTGATGCCTTGAGATCAGTGATACTCTTGGTCTCTTTGAATTTCTGAACCTTTACTTCGAGCTCACTCAATTTTTCCTGATAAACAGAAAGCTGGGATTCAATGAACTGGCGTGACTGGATGTATTGAAGGGACTTTTCATTTATGTCTTCCCTGATAATCTGGTCGGCGAACGCCCGGGCGATTCGCAGGGCGTCTTCAGGGCTGCCCCAGAGAATACTTATTCTCAAAATTCCGATTTCAGTATTATAGACCCGGGGATTGGCGCTGACGAGTTTTTTTGAAGCGCCCTCACCGGAAAATGGAACTCCGGAACTCGCTATACCTTTTTCAATCTTGTCGGTCTCAAGCAGCTTGATTGCAAGAGAGTTACGCAGGGCAAGGGTGATCTTGTTGCGCGGATATACGGTCAGCTCTAAGGTCTTTGCTCTTGAAATTATATCCCGGGGAATGACCTTTAACTCAAAGAGACCGCAGTCGATAAATTTATTATATCCTGCACGGGCAACGACATCACCGTCTTTATATAAAGTAAATTCATCTTTTGATATCTTTAATTTAAAAGGTCCTAAAGGTTTTTTAAAATCCTGTTTAATGCGTGTTTCAACCTCAATATGGGAATTACCGTTCTTTACATAGGCAAAGAGTCGAAGCGAATCGGCGATCTTCTCGGCAAGGCGCACACTCAAGAGATTGGAGATCACCCGCTGGGTCACAGCACTCATCTGCATACCGGTTTCCTGAAACTGGCTGAAAACACCCTCAACCACTTTTTCCTGAGACACACCCAGGTCAAAGGTGGCTTTATAGATCGGAGTATACGGCTTGGTGAACTGGGAAATTACAATGCCAAGGAATACAGGAAGGGCGATGTAGAAGAAGAGCTTTCTGCGGCGCAGGAACTTATTCCACAGGTCATAGATATCAATGGGCCGCTCTTCTTCAGGATAGCCGATCGGCTGCTGCATAGGGGTGTTTGGGGAGCTATTCATGGCGAAAGGCTAAGGGGGAAAGGGAGCTGCGCTGGAAGGGATGCGAGGCATGGAAGGGAGCTGCGCTGGAAGGGATGCGAGGCATAGAAGAGAGCTGTGCTGGAAGGGATGCGAGGCATGGAAGGGAGCTGCGCTGGAAGGGATGCGAGGCATAGAAGAGAGCTGCGCTGGAAGGGATGCGAGGCATAGAAGAGAGCTGCGCTGGAAGGGATGCGAGGCATAGAAGGGAGCTGCGCTGGAAGGGATGCGAGGCATAGAAGGGAGCTGCGCTGGAAGAGAGCCATGGTCGGAGAAATACATATCAACACCTCGTTTTTGTTTTTAATTTCAAACTCTTGGTGGCTTTGTGTTCATTACGAGATCTCTTAATTTTTCTTATCATTCTATTGAGTAAGAAATTAATTTCGTCCATTCGTTTCTTAAATGACTGAAAAACATTGTTACTTATATACCGGTTCCCGAATGCTTCTTCAAAGTGATTACTTAACTCAAATAACGAAGCTCTACTGCGTTCATAAAATGTTAATTTATCATTGAAGTGAAATCGACCGAATCCTTCACTTATTTCTGCGGGAATACTGCGTGCAGAACGGCGCATTTGACTACACAACTCATATTTCTCATCCTCAGGAAAATTCCGTACCAAATGGGAAACATCCACTGAAAGTTCATGTGCTTTTTTCCATACTAACAGTTCTTTAAAGGTTTTAATTCCTTTCATAAACACTTCTGTTCGTAGAACCACTTCCACTGCGGAGCAGTCATTTCCATTCCATATCGCTTCCAGCTAATCAAGTCGCTGTATCGTCAGGTAGAGGTTGGCGGCGGTGAGGGCGAGGGTGGCGAATTGCAGAACCGCGGTCCAGTTTATCGTGAATTTCTTCGATACATAAATCCAGTCGCCGGATTTCAATTCGTAGTTTTGAACGGTTATTCCTTTTTTAAGAATCCGATCCACATCAATCGTCGAGGTGATGATCTCTCCTCTTTGAGAA is a genomic window containing:
- a CDS encoding four helix bundle protein; the protein is MKGIKTFKELLVWKKAHELSVDVSHLVRNFPEDEKYELCSQMRRSARSIPAEISEGFGRFHFNDKLTFYERSRASLFELSNHFEEAFGNRYISNNVFQSFKKRMDEINFLLNRMIRKIKRSRNEHKATKSLKLKTKTRC